In a single window of the Candidatus Zymogenaceae bacterium genome:
- a CDS encoding MFS transporter: MAMMDMNGKAGVHGDERIPLSTKLGYGIGDFGANLAFLTTLFYLLYFFTDVFGIEAKVAGIIVLASKSWDAVSDPLMGTISDRTKSRWGKKRPYLLFGALPVGIAFMLLFYSPQFGGSEEVIARYRIIWGVLTYILFCTTITVVNVPYAALTAAMTRDSHERSVITGYRMSFGIVGTLVAAGATLPLVGLFGGDDPIAGFRTLGMCYGAVLTVVTLIAFGATRETVTDVTIDVGTQMRPYEYVLTVVKNRPFMILLVGTLMYMLAMNTLAAVVAYYFKYNLKAENLIAFANMGIFIPALFSIPLFVSIGKKASKKLAYNLGMGTVGAMLVVLFFFAEKSLVLTFICLAVAGMGLSTNWLSPWAIIPDTVEYSEWKLGIRNEGILYGVFFFVFKLGAALAGFLVGRVLDFVGYMANQPQTDQSLLGIRLLFTLFPVCFIILGITIMSFFPIDAKRHREMIDEIEKQRV; encoded by the coding sequence ATGGCTATGATGGATATGAACGGAAAAGCGGGTGTCCATGGAGACGAACGGATTCCCCTCTCCACCAAGCTTGGATACGGCATTGGTGATTTCGGCGCGAACCTGGCGTTTCTCACAACGCTGTTTTACCTGTTGTATTTTTTTACCGACGTGTTCGGAATCGAGGCGAAGGTGGCGGGGATCATCGTTCTCGCGTCCAAGTCCTGGGACGCGGTGAGCGATCCCCTCATGGGAACAATCTCGGACAGGACAAAAAGCCGCTGGGGGAAAAAAAGGCCCTATCTTCTTTTCGGAGCGTTGCCCGTGGGTATCGCTTTCATGCTCCTGTTTTACTCACCACAGTTCGGGGGGAGTGAGGAGGTGATAGCCAGATATCGGATCATCTGGGGAGTTCTTACCTATATTTTATTCTGCACTACGATAACGGTTGTCAACGTTCCCTATGCAGCCCTCACCGCGGCGATGACGAGGGATTCCCACGAGCGATCGGTGATTACCGGATATCGCATGTCCTTTGGCATCGTTGGGACACTGGTGGCGGCCGGGGCCACACTGCCGCTGGTCGGTCTTTTCGGCGGTGATGATCCGATCGCCGGATTTCGCACCCTGGGAATGTGTTACGGCGCCGTACTGACGGTGGTCACATTGATCGCATTCGGAGCAACCCGGGAAACGGTGACGGATGTCACGATCGATGTCGGGACACAGATGCGGCCTTACGAATACGTCCTGACGGTGGTGAAGAATCGGCCGTTTATGATCCTGCTTGTGGGAACGCTCATGTACATGCTGGCGATGAACACCCTGGCCGCTGTGGTTGCATACTATTTCAAATACAACCTCAAGGCGGAAAACCTCATCGCCTTTGCGAACATGGGGATATTCATCCCCGCTCTTTTTTCCATTCCGCTGTTTGTATCTATCGGGAAAAAGGCCAGCAAGAAACTCGCCTATAACCTGGGCATGGGAACGGTGGGGGCGATGCTGGTGGTCCTCTTCTTTTTCGCGGAAAAGAGCCTCGTCCTCACGTTTATCTGCCTTGCCGTGGCGGGCATGGGGCTTTCCACCAACTGGCTGTCGCCCTGGGCCATCATCCCCGATACCGTGGAATACTCGGAGTGGAAGCTGGGGATACGAAACGAGGGGATCCTCTATGGGGTGTTCTTTTTCGTCTTCAAGCTGGGAGCCGCTCTGGCCGGATTTTTGGTCGGGAGGGTCCTGGATTTTGTGGGATACATGGCAAACCAGCCCCAGACGGATCAATCACTCCTGGGCATCAGGCTCCTGTTTACGCTGTTTCCGGTCTGCTTCATCATCCTGGGAATCACGATCATGTCGTTTTTCCCGATTGACGCGAAGAGACATCGGGAGATGATAGACGAGATAGAAAAACAGAGGGTATAG
- a CDS encoding NYN domain-containing protein → MRTTKKNVAILWDIENVTPSKDSLFVDGLLDYAKQIGNISSALAIGNWTATLTNNLAVNISEKGFELIHMPQPDEKTKRKKNSADFALIAKTMEMIFQYPHLQTYILLTGDIDFRPLLQTLKRHGKRIIVICDSNTASEDLLEFADEYADYRALIPDDTSTDASEQPETTKGLKKEEAFPLLTEAIQEMTKKKKIPTPGSVKVRMQLLNENFSGTINGCATWQEFINAAVKQDIIAVTETDHGITLSIPSNNKHRKSQSDMPYIINALLDAIQGVSPSKKWVRFSQAGEALMEKGVNIKAHNYTKFKQLILDAEKRNLVETRQDKMVWYVRRK, encoded by the coding sequence TTGCGTACTACCAAAAAGAATGTTGCCATATTGTGGGATATTGAAAATGTCACCCCATCAAAAGACTCCTTATTTGTGGATGGGTTGTTGGATTATGCGAAGCAGATCGGCAATATCTCATCAGCACTCGCGATCGGAAATTGGACAGCCACCTTGACAAACAATCTTGCTGTCAATATTTCAGAGAAGGGTTTTGAACTGATCCACATGCCACAACCTGATGAGAAAACAAAACGGAAAAAGAACAGCGCAGATTTCGCCTTAATTGCGAAGACTATGGAAATGATTTTCCAATACCCCCATCTTCAGACGTACATACTCTTAACGGGAGATATTGACTTCAGGCCACTCCTTCAAACTTTGAAAAGACATGGAAAACGCATTATTGTCATTTGCGATTCCAATACGGCCTCTGAGGACCTGCTAGAATTTGCAGATGAATATGCCGATTACCGGGCGTTAATTCCCGATGATACCTCGACAGACGCAAGTGAGCAGCCCGAGACGACGAAAGGACTCAAAAAAGAGGAAGCCTTCCCTCTCTTAACAGAAGCTATTCAGGAAATGACAAAAAAGAAAAAGATTCCTACGCCTGGTTCCGTTAAAGTTCGTATGCAGCTGCTTAATGAGAACTTCTCCGGGACGATTAACGGCTGTGCCACGTGGCAGGAATTTATCAATGCCGCAGTAAAACAGGACATCATTGCGGTCACAGAGACTGACCATGGTATAACCCTTTCTATTCCAAGCAACAACAAACATCGAAAATCCCAGAGCGATATGCCGTATATTATTAACGCCTTACTTGATGCTATTCAAGGGGTATCGCCATCCAAAAAGTGGGTCCGCTTTTCTCAAGCGGGCGAAGCCCTCATGGAAAAAGGTGTGAACATTAAAGCGCATAATTACACGAAGTTTAAGCAATTGATATTAGATGCGGAAAAACGAAACCTTGTTGAAACCAGGCAAGACAAGATGGTGTGGTATGTGCGGAGAAAATGA
- a CDS encoding (2Fe-2S)-binding protein: MSKDTLTITIDGKKIPATPGQTIMQAADAAGVYIPRLCWHKDLPAGGNCRVCTVKVNGRPQASCVFPAEEGQIIDNDTPDLKDFRCRLVEMHFVEGNHYCPSCEVSGECELQATAYRLGMITPTLPYMRPKHTVDASHPDVYIDRDRCILCGRCIRASQEVDGKSVFGFVGRGAKKKIAVNAEHNLGETDMTKADKAAEVCPTGAIVIKRQGYRIPYGQRKYDKKPIGSDIEQK, translated from the coding sequence ATGAGCAAAGACACTCTCACTATCACCATAGACGGCAAGAAGATACCGGCAACGCCGGGACAGACGATTATGCAAGCGGCCGACGCCGCCGGCGTCTATATCCCCCGACTCTGCTGGCACAAGGACCTCCCCGCCGGCGGCAACTGCCGGGTCTGTACCGTCAAGGTAAACGGACGCCCCCAGGCTTCCTGCGTATTCCCCGCGGAAGAAGGGCAGATCATCGATAACGATACCCCCGACCTGAAGGATTTCCGCTGCAGGCTCGTAGAGATGCATTTTGTCGAGGGGAACCACTACTGCCCCTCCTGTGAGGTCAGCGGCGAGTGCGAGCTTCAGGCGACGGCATACCGACTCGGTATGATCACCCCGACGCTTCCCTACATGCGTCCGAAGCATACCGTTGACGCATCCCATCCGGATGTCTACATCGACCGGGATCGGTGCATCTTGTGCGGCCGATGTATCCGGGCGTCTCAGGAAGTCGACGGCAAGAGCGTCTTCGGCTTCGTCGGCAGGGGTGCAAAAAAGAAGATCGCCGTCAACGCGGAGCATAATCTCGGGGAAACCGACATGACCAAGGCCGACAAGGCGGCGGAAGTCTGCCCCACCGGGGCGATCGTCATCAAGAGGCAAGGATACCGCATCCCCTACGGCCAGAGAAAGTACGACAAGAAGCCCATCGGCTCTGATATAGAACAGAAGTAA
- a CDS encoding PLDc N-terminal domain-containing protein has translation MGIEVGGILGLILLIADVWAIVKTVQSRASTGKKVFWIVVIIVLPIIGLMFWLLMGPKK, from the coding sequence ATGGGAATCGAAGTCGGCGGCATTCTTGGCCTTATTCTTTTAATAGCGGATGTCTGGGCCATCGTGAAGACGGTTCAGAGCAGGGCGTCCACGGGTAAAAAGGTGTTCTGGATCGTCGTGATCATCGTTCTGCCTATTATCGGCTTGATGTTCTGGCTCCTCATGGGGCCGAAGAAGTAG
- a CDS encoding NAD(P)/FAD-dependent oxidoreductase has protein sequence MTRVIIIGSGMAGMTAAAFLAKDGADVTLFEQADHTGGVTATLRRDGFRWDLGPMALEGIGPGEPADLVMAELGCNRRYDLVRGDRGLAFPDFRVFRPDEYRGRDWRKERLKELFPHEAANLDRFYAFLETSIDLITCERHSAVAGPIRKIPLLLGMLLLWRRIKKYETWNAQELMAEFFTDEVLKSFFMMILADMTILPEEYPALGIPFSNQETAYDRRIPPKRALGIGPRNITYQFVRGGCGGIIEALERVILEHGGVIRTNAVVTRILTKKDRVTGVVLSDGTEHPAEMVLASGGARECFFTLLGRDRLPEDYSRKIDDIPLMESVFMVHLGVEGDITAHQDVPLNYYYGTHNVTDGVIKVRDGVYHEGKDGYIIYIPSLHSPEMAPDGAHAVTVYTIAPYRMKEDWDEVKDEMTRKLVAEAESIIPNLSGMIKTSVTITPKDFGKLVHLVDHHSFGGYCPMLNRSGAPSETPIRGLRFIGSQSETGPGVWTQIISARNVVRRAKKDI, from the coding sequence ATGACACGGGTCATCATCATCGGCTCCGGCATGGCCGGCATGACCGCCGCGGCCTTTCTGGCGAAGGACGGCGCGGACGTGACACTCTTCGAGCAGGCCGACCACACGGGAGGGGTCACCGCCACACTCCGCCGGGACGGCTTCAGGTGGGACCTGGGACCGATGGCTTTGGAGGGCATCGGGCCCGGAGAGCCGGCGGACCTGGTGATGGCGGAGCTGGGCTGTAACCGTCGGTACGATCTTGTCAGGGGGGATCGGGGGCTTGCGTTCCCGGACTTCCGCGTCTTCCGGCCCGACGAGTACCGGGGGAGGGACTGGAGAAAGGAGCGTCTGAAAGAGCTCTTCCCCCACGAGGCGGCTAACCTCGATCGATTCTATGCGTTTCTCGAGACCTCCATCGACCTGATCACGTGCGAGCGCCACTCGGCCGTGGCAGGACCCATCCGAAAGATCCCGCTGCTTCTCGGGATGCTCCTTCTCTGGCGGCGGATCAAGAAGTATGAGACATGGAATGCTCAAGAGCTTATGGCTGAATTCTTCACCGACGAGGTGCTGAAATCCTTCTTCATGATGATCCTCGCCGACATGACCATCCTTCCCGAGGAGTATCCCGCCCTGGGCATCCCCTTTTCCAACCAGGAGACCGCCTACGACCGGCGTATTCCCCCGAAGCGGGCGCTGGGTATCGGCCCGAGGAACATCACCTACCAGTTCGTCCGGGGAGGGTGCGGCGGGATTATCGAGGCGCTGGAGCGGGTCATCCTCGAGCATGGGGGCGTCATCCGGACGAACGCGGTCGTCACGAGGATACTCACGAAAAAGGACCGCGTCACCGGGGTCGTCCTGTCCGACGGCACCGAGCACCCGGCGGAGATGGTCCTCGCCAGCGGCGGCGCCCGGGAGTGTTTTTTTACGCTTCTCGGGAGAGACCGCCTGCCCGAGGACTATTCACGGAAAATAGACGACATCCCGCTGATGGAATCGGTCTTTATGGTGCACCTGGGCGTTGAAGGGGACATCACCGCACATCAGGATGTGCCCCTCAATTACTATTACGGCACCCACAACGTCACCGACGGCGTTATCAAGGTGCGGGACGGCGTCTATCATGAGGGAAAAGACGGATATATTATCTACATCCCCTCGCTCCACTCCCCGGAGATGGCGCCGGACGGCGCCCACGCCGTCACCGTCTATACCATCGCCCCGTACCGCATGAAGGAAGACTGGGACGAGGTCAAAGACGAGATGACACGAAAACTGGTGGCCGAGGCGGAATCGATCATCCCGAATCTTTCCGGGATGATAAAAACCTCGGTGACCATCACCCCGAAGGACTTCGGAAAGCTGGTGCATCTGGTCGATCACCACTCCTTCGGCGGCTACTGCCCCATGCTCAACAGAAGCGGCGCGCCGTCGGAGACACCCATCCGGGGGCTCCGTTTCATCGGAAGCCAGAGCGAGACCGGGCCGGGCGTCTGGACCCAGATCATCAGCGCCCGGAACGTCGTACGGCGGGCGAAAAAGGATATATAA
- a CDS encoding NAD(P)H-dependent oxidoreductase subunit E, which produces MAGDQVKTIRSIAEKYDKDPARLMDVLLDIKEELGYFSEETIGVIAEAMNMPRVKVRDTLSFYAFFPRKKTGKHEVLVSKSVVEWMNGGADVVKAFEKELGVSCGETTSDRLFSLGYAECIGMSDQAPSAIVDGVPVGNLTPKDVKKVIDAAKKDAVSDLPGAKVAANLKKEGPVIFAPMENGAALDATLKMSPDEVIKTIDKSGLRGRGGAGFPTGRKWIFCRMNKSDTRYVVCNADEGEPGTFKDRVILREKPDLLFEGMTVAGYALGAAEGILYLRGEYAYMKPALEKALEERRKNNLLGADIKGKKGFNFDIRIQLGAGAYVCGEESALLESAEGKRGAPRERPPFPVEKGYMDKPTSVNNVETLCAAARVMEKGADWFSAIGTKDSTGTKLISVSGDCKEPGVYEIDYGTTIADFLKLCGAKKTKAVQIGGPSGRLLAPKDFGARISFEEYPTGGSFIVFDESRDVLKYMHQFMEFFTEESCGWCAPCRIGTSLLLVEFEKILDGRGTQADLDNLKHLGELVKTMSRCGLGQTAANPILTSMESFPELYKAILRPDEYIGRFEFDKAVKAGEEMAGRKSELEEAHS; this is translated from the coding sequence ATGGCAGGAGATCAGGTGAAAACCATCCGCAGTATTGCGGAGAAGTATGACAAGGATCCTGCTCGGCTCATGGATGTCCTGCTGGATATCAAAGAAGAGCTGGGATACTTTTCCGAGGAGACGATCGGCGTAATCGCCGAGGCTATGAACATGCCCCGGGTCAAGGTACGCGATACCCTCAGCTTCTACGCATTCTTCCCCCGGAAAAAAACGGGGAAACATGAAGTGCTTGTCAGCAAAAGCGTCGTCGAGTGGATGAACGGAGGCGCGGACGTTGTCAAGGCCTTCGAGAAGGAGCTGGGCGTCTCGTGCGGCGAAACCACATCCGACCGCCTTTTCAGCCTGGGTTATGCCGAGTGTATCGGCATGAGCGATCAGGCCCCCTCGGCCATCGTCGACGGCGTCCCGGTGGGAAATCTTACGCCCAAAGACGTAAAAAAGGTCATCGACGCCGCGAAAAAAGACGCCGTTTCCGACCTTCCCGGCGCAAAGGTTGCGGCCAACCTGAAGAAGGAGGGGCCGGTCATCTTCGCACCCATGGAAAACGGAGCGGCCCTGGACGCGACACTTAAGATGTCGCCCGATGAAGTGATCAAGACAATCGACAAATCCGGTCTTCGTGGACGGGGCGGTGCGGGTTTCCCCACGGGACGGAAATGGATATTCTGCCGCATGAACAAGTCCGATACCCGCTATGTCGTCTGTAACGCCGACGAGGGAGAACCGGGCACATTCAAGGATCGCGTTATCCTGAGAGAAAAGCCGGATCTGCTTTTCGAGGGTATGACCGTAGCCGGTTACGCCCTTGGCGCAGCGGAGGGCATTCTCTACCTCCGGGGTGAGTACGCCTATATGAAGCCCGCTTTGGAAAAGGCCTTGGAAGAGCGCAGAAAAAACAACCTCCTGGGCGCCGACATCAAAGGCAAAAAAGGCTTCAATTTCGATATCCGCATCCAGCTGGGCGCCGGGGCCTATGTCTGTGGCGAGGAATCAGCGTTGTTGGAATCCGCCGAGGGGAAGCGGGGAGCCCCCAGAGAGCGTCCGCCCTTCCCGGTTGAAAAGGGCTACATGGATAAACCCACCTCGGTGAATAACGTGGAAACCCTGTGCGCCGCCGCCCGGGTCATGGAAAAGGGCGCGGACTGGTTTTCCGCCATCGGCACCAAGGACTCCACCGGCACCAAGCTCATCAGTGTCTCCGGCGACTGTAAAGAGCCGGGCGTCTACGAAATCGATTACGGAACCACCATTGCAGATTTTCTCAAACTGTGCGGCGCCAAAAAGACCAAGGCGGTCCAGATCGGCGGCCCGTCGGGACGTCTTTTGGCCCCCAAGGACTTCGGCGCCAGGATTTCATTCGAAGAGTACCCCACCGGCGGCTCTTTCATCGTCTTCGACGAGTCGAGAGACGTCCTCAAGTACATGCATCAATTCATGGAGTTCTTCACCGAAGAGTCCTGTGGATGGTGCGCACCGTGCCGGATCGGTACCAGCCTGCTCCTGGTGGAATTTGAAAAGATCCTGGACGGCAGGGGCACACAGGCGGATCTCGACAATCTGAAACATCTGGGAGAGCTCGTCAAGACCATGAGCCGCTGCGGACTGGGGCAAACGGCCGCCAATCCGATTCTGACGAGCATGGAAAGCTTCCCGGAGCTGTATAAAGCCATCCTCAGGCCCGATGAATACATCGGCCGCTTTGAATTCGACAAGGCCGTCAAGGCCGGCGAGGAGATGGCGGGAAGAAAATCCGAACTTGAGGAGGCACACTCATGA
- a CDS encoding NADP oxidoreductase, with translation MAKPVVATQHLTSCFGCHMSILDIDDRILKLVELVEFNKSPIDDIKEFTKPVDIGIIEGGVSNEEHVEVARKFRENCKIIIGLGSCAVANSVPSMRNTVTLKECMEEAYLNGPTVVDGIIPNDPDISLLLDKVYPLHEVIKVDYFLPGCPPSADTIWNALVALLSGKEPELPYELIKYD, from the coding sequence ATGGCAAAACCTGTGGTCGCAACGCAGCATTTGACAAGCTGTTTCGGCTGTCACATGTCCATTCTGGACATAGACGATAGAATCCTCAAGCTGGTGGAGCTTGTGGAGTTTAACAAGTCGCCCATCGACGATATCAAGGAATTCACGAAGCCTGTGGATATCGGCATTATAGAGGGCGGCGTCAGCAATGAAGAACACGTGGAAGTGGCGCGCAAGTTCAGGGAAAACTGCAAGATCATCATCGGCCTCGGCTCCTGTGCCGTGGCCAACTCGGTCCCTTCCATGCGAAATACCGTAACCCTCAAGGAGTGTATGGAGGAGGCGTACCTGAACGGCCCGACGGTCGTCGACGGGATCATCCCCAACGACCCGGACATCTCGCTCCTCCTGGACAAGGTGTATCCGCTTCACGAGGTTATCAAGGTAGATTACTTCCTCCCCGGCTGTCCGCCCTCGGCGGACACCATCTGGAACGCCCTGGTGGCGCTTCTTTCCGGGAAGGAACCCGAACTCCCCTATGAGCTCATTAAATACGATTAA
- a CDS encoding hydrogenase maturation protease, which translates to MRRSRDRSAVTHTVVIIGYGNPGRQDDAMGFLMAEGIEALGLPCVTSEADLQLQIEDAATISEHDIALFIDASINGPEPFSVSQISPSQEITFTSHSVSPETILAICEEHMKHTPQAWLVGIRGYSFELEEGLTPGALENFEAAFSFITQKLTAWAANPTARIELE; encoded by the coding sequence ATGAGAAGGTCAAGGGATAGGAGCGCTGTGACACACACGGTCGTCATAATCGGGTACGGCAACCCCGGACGCCAGGATGACGCAATGGGATTTTTAATGGCCGAGGGCATAGAGGCCCTCGGCCTTCCCTGTGTCACCTCGGAGGCGGACCTGCAGCTCCAAATAGAGGACGCCGCCACCATCTCCGAGCACGACATCGCCTTATTCATTGACGCCAGCATCAACGGCCCGGAGCCCTTCTCGGTCTCTCAGATCTCTCCGTCTCAGGAGATAACCTTCACCAGCCATTCGGTATCCCCCGAAACGATTCTTGCCATATGCGAGGAACACATGAAACACACACCTCAGGCATGGCTTGTGGGTATCCGGGGATACTCCTTCGAGCTCGAAGAGGGTCTCACGCCCGGGGCTCTGGAAAATTTCGAGGCGGCGTTTTCATTTATCACCCAAAAGCTCACCGCATGGGCGGCGAATCCCACGGCCCGCATCGAGCTGGAATGA
- a CDS encoding Ni/Fe hydrogenase subunit alpha encodes MAAAAKKGKRKIVINPVTRVEGHGKVTLHVDENGNIEQARFHINEFRGFERFVQGRLYWEAPNIVERLCGICPVSHHLAAAKATDVIVGADKLTPTGEKMRRLMHYGQTYQSHALHFFHLSAPDLLFGFDAPPEKRNVIAIIEADPELATKAVLMRKYGQEVIKATAGKKVHGTGAIPGGINKHLTVEDRDFLKKDADTMVEWAELGLSICKDVISKNKDELLKFGTFDSNFVSIVKEDGCMDLYDGNLRAIDADGKIIFDQVKPADYLDYIAEEVRPWSYMKFPFIKPLGKEKGWYRVGPLARVNACNYIDTPIAEKERQEFMALGGGRPVHSSLAYHWARLIETIHAAEKIRELLDDPDLLSGDLTVTGTRRNRGVAYLEAPRGTLFHHYEIDDNDQIVLANLIVSTTNNNEPMNRVTQMVAKQYLEGKEITEGLLNHIEVGIRAYDPCLSCATHAIGQMKLLVQLLDRDGAVIDEKVKG; translated from the coding sequence ATGGCTGCTGCAGCTAAAAAGGGAAAAAGAAAAATAGTCATCAATCCGGTTACCCGGGTCGAGGGGCACGGCAAAGTGACCCTCCATGTTGACGAAAACGGCAATATTGAACAGGCGCGCTTTCACATCAATGAATTCCGCGGATTCGAGCGATTCGTTCAGGGAAGGCTCTATTGGGAAGCCCCGAACATCGTGGAACGTCTGTGCGGGATCTGCCCGGTGAGCCATCACCTGGCCGCCGCAAAGGCGACCGACGTGATCGTCGGTGCGGACAAGCTTACCCCCACCGGCGAAAAAATGCGCCGCCTGATGCATTACGGGCAGACCTATCAGTCCCATGCCCTCCACTTCTTCCATCTCTCCGCCCCGGATCTTTTGTTCGGGTTCGACGCGCCGCCCGAGAAGAGAAACGTCATCGCGATCATCGAAGCCGACCCGGAACTCGCCACCAAGGCGGTCCTGATGCGCAAGTACGGCCAGGAAGTCATCAAGGCGACCGCCGGCAAGAAAGTCCACGGCACCGGCGCCATCCCCGGCGGCATCAACAAGCATTTGACCGTCGAGGATCGGGATTTCCTCAAAAAGGACGCCGATACCATGGTTGAATGGGCAGAATTAGGCCTTTCGATCTGCAAGGACGTGATCAGCAAAAACAAGGACGAGCTGTTGAAGTTCGGCACCTTCGACTCCAACTTCGTCAGCATCGTCAAGGAAGACGGCTGTATGGACCTGTACGACGGGAATCTGAGGGCCATCGACGCCGACGGTAAGATCATCTTCGATCAGGTCAAGCCCGCCGATTACCTTGACTACATCGCCGAGGAAGTCCGCCCCTGGAGCTACATGAAGTTCCCCTTCATCAAGCCGCTGGGCAAGGAGAAGGGCTGGTATCGCGTGGGTCCCCTGGCCCGGGTCAACGCCTGTAACTACATCGACACCCCCATCGCCGAAAAGGAGCGCCAGGAATTCATGGCCCTGGGTGGCGGGCGGCCCGTCCATTCTTCCCTGGCCTATCACTGGGCCCGGCTGATCGAGACGATTCACGCCGCCGAAAAGATCCGGGAGCTTCTGGACGATCCGGACCTTTTGAGCGGCGACCTGACGGTTACAGGCACGCGGAGAAACCGCGGCGTGGCGTACCTCGAGGCGCCGAGAGGCACCCTCTTCCACCACTATGAGATCGACGACAACGACCAGATCGTGCTCGCCAACCTGATCGTCTCCACGACGAACAACAACGAGCCCATGAACCGGGTAACGCAGATGGTCGCGAAGCAGTATCTGGAGGGGAAAGAGATCACCGAGGGGCTCCTCAACCACATCGAGGTGGGCATCCGTGCGTACGACCCGTGTCTCTCCTGCGCCACCCACGCCATCGGGCAGATGAAGCTTCTGGTTCAGCTCCTCGATCGAGACGGCGCCGTCATCGATGAGAAGGTCAAGGGATAG
- a CDS encoding transposase, with product MKAILRHFQGASWQRCQVHLMRNVLGVTPRYIQDRMVAGLRRIFGSDNRDDAWKIYEAVFGDLSGRADRALDVLKNGLDYDLTVLSLPERCRVRL from the coding sequence GTGAAGGCGATACTGCGTCATTTTCAGGGTGCGTCGTGGCAGCGGTGTCAGGTGCACCTGATGCGCAATGTTCTTGGGGTAACTCCTCGGTATATACAGGATCGGATGGTTGCGGGCCTGAGGCGGATATTCGGGTCGGATAATCGGGACGACGCCTGGAAGATATATGAGGCCGTGTTCGGTGATCTGTCCGGAAGGGCTGACCGGGCTCTTGATGTTCTTAAGAACGGGCTTGATTACGATCTTACAGTTCTTTCACTGCCCGAAAGGTGCCGGGTGCGTCTTTGA
- a CDS encoding pyridoxamine 5'-phosphate oxidase family protein: MNLKQYFDDTDGFGVLVTSDDEGLVNGAVYGRPHVLDDGTLAFIMRHRRSYRNLRSNPHAAYVFIEKGEGYSGKRFYLTSIKESGDAAVIEALRRRKRPEKAEGTETEGVSVVYFSVDAIRPLVGDGDP, encoded by the coding sequence GTGAACCTGAAACAGTATTTTGACGATACCGACGGATTCGGCGTACTGGTAACATCGGATGACGAGGGACTGGTCAACGGCGCCGTATACGGACGGCCGCACGTATTGGATGACGGCACCCTGGCGTTTATCATGAGGCACCGGAGATCGTATCGGAACCTTCGGTCGAATCCTCATGCAGCGTATGTTTTCATAGAAAAGGGTGAGGGGTATTCGGGAAAACGGTTCTATTTGACGAGTATCAAAGAGAGCGGCGATGCGGCGGTCATCGAGGCTCTCAGGCGAAGGAAGCGACCGGAAAAAGCCGAAGGGACCGAGACCGAGGGCGTGTCGGTCGTCTATTTCTCCGTCGACGCGATCCGTCCCCTGGTGGGCGACGGTGATCCATAA